One part of the Eucalyptus grandis isolate ANBG69807.140 chromosome 10, ASM1654582v1, whole genome shotgun sequence genome encodes these proteins:
- the LOC104423823 gene encoding uncharacterized protein LOC104423823 has product MARRSLASPRLSPSVRTITVTSTSAKKDKDKWRGLVCMLRRKNQKIEDYLDAVKRVEERACACYEGTIKMRNEEFVMMMVLDGCFVIELFWGYSMGFDKLGYIPNDPVFSSSRSWTHIILQDMILLKNQIQLFILDLLFCLRLSRPNQDGVLAKLELQFFYSLRPTDRPFNCLGRRKLEFDSLPFEGELHCLELFWRSLLYSGLKPATTQQS; this is encoded by the coding sequence ATGGCAAGGAGAAGCCTTGCGTCCCCCAGATTGTCTCCCTCAGTCCGTACCATCACGGTGACGAGCACCTCCGCGAAGAAGGACAAGGATAAGTGGCGTGGCCTCGTGTGCATGCTCAGGCGCAAAAATCAAAAGATAGAGGACTATTTAGACGCGGTGAAGCGGGTCGAGGAGAGAGCTTGTGCCTGCTATGAGGGGACAATAAAGATGCGCAATGAGGAGTTTGTAATGATGATGGTTCTCGATGGGTGTTTTGTCATCGAGTTGTTCTGGGGATACTCCATGGGGTTTGATAAACTTGGTTACATTCCTAATGACCCCGTCTTCTCCTCGTCGCGGAGTTGGACGCACATTATCTTGCAGGACATGATCTTGCTCAAGAATCAGATCCAACTCTTCATTCTCGACCTGCTGTTTTGCCTTCGGCTTAGCCGACCTAACCAGGATGGGGTCTTGGCCAAGCTAGAGCTCCAGTTTTTCTACTCTCTGAGGCCAACAGACCGCCCCTTTAATTGCCTCGGTAGGAGAAAGCTGGAGTTTGACTCGTTACCCTTTGAGGGCGAGCTCCATTGCCTCGAATTGTTCTGGCGGAGCCTCTTGTACTCGGGCCTAAAGCCTGCAACAACCCAACAATCGTGA